A genomic window from Gossypium hirsutum isolate 1008001.06 chromosome D12, Gossypium_hirsutum_v2.1, whole genome shotgun sequence includes:
- the LOC107946192 gene encoding putative pentatricopeptide repeat-containing protein At5g13230, mitochondrial encodes MIRLLTTRAPRPSNISAVHQKINSFVCSSLCGFSAQAANQTQQNPSSINRPSSHFDSHMYGALLQRCLQNDDPISAMGLHCKILKRGNCLDLFATNILLNVYVKAELLSEAEILFDVMPERNTVSFVTLVQGYAQCLQFSEAVGLFTRLHREGHELNPFVFTSILKVLVSMECAELGWNLHACIYKLGHESNAFIGTALIDAYSVCGCVDFAREVFDGIRCKDMVTWTGMVACYAENHFFQEALEAFSQMRLVGFKPNNFTFTGVFKACIGLEALDIAKGVHGCVLKTRYEYDLYVGVALLELYTKCGDIGDVQQIFEEIPKTDVIPWSFMISRFAQSDQSEKAVNLFGRMRQSFVVPNQYTFASALQACATLGDLDLGKQMHSLVLKVRLDADVFVSNALMDVYAKCGRIEDSLELFEKSLNRNDVSWNTMIVGYVNCGDAEKALSLFLEMLENRAQATEVTYSGVLCASAGLTALELGTQIHSLTFKTNYAENTVVHNALIDMYSKCGRIRDARLVFDMMNERDEVSWNTMISGYSMHGLGMEALKIFQMMQDRGHKPNTLTFVGVLSACSNSGLLDEGQAYFSSMLQEYGIEPCIEHYSCMVRLLGRSGHLHKALKLIEEIPFKPSVMVWRALLGACVIHKNVELGRMSAQRILEMEPEDDATHVLLSNMYATARRWDNVTAIRQSMKKKGMKKEPGLSWIENQGRVHYFSAGDTSHPDMKVINGILEWLNVRTRRAGFVPDCNAVLLDVDTKEKEHLLWVHSERLALAFALFRTSSGSQIRIIKNLRICVDCHAAMKLISKIVQRDIIIRDMNRFHDFHDGICSCGDYW; translated from the coding sequence ATGATCCGATTGTTAACCACTAGAGCACCGCGGCCGTCTAATATTTCTGCTGTGCACCAAAAGATTAACTCTTTTGTTTGCTCTTCATTATGTGGATTCTCAGCCCAAGCAGCAAACCAGACCCAGCAAAACCCGAGTTCCATAAACAGACCGTCTTCACATTTCGATTCTCACATGTATGGTGCCTTGCTTCAACGTTGTCTCCAAAACGATGACCCCATTTCAGCTATGGGTCTTCACTGTAAGATCCTAAAAAGGGGTAACTGCTTAGACTTATTTGCTACAAACATTCTCTTGAATGTGTACGTAAAAGCTGAATTATTGTCCGAGGCTGAAATTCTGTTCGATGTAATGCCCGAGAGAAACACAGTTTCTTTTGTTACTTTAGTCCAAGGATATGCGCAGTGTTTGCAGTTTTCTGAAGCCGTGGGGTTGTTTACTAGGCTACATAGGGAAGGTCATGAGCTTAACCCATTTGTTTTTACTTCCATATTGAAGGTGCTTGTCAGTATGGAATGCGCTGAGTTGGGTTGGAACTTACATGCTTGCATTTATAAGCTTGGCCATGAGTCTAATGCCTTCATTGGAACTGCTTTAATTGATGCATATTCTGTTTGTGGGTGTGTTGACTTCGCAAGAGAAGTTTTTGACGGTATTAGATGCAAGGATATGGTTACTTGGACAGGAATGGTAGCTTGTTATGCGGAGAACCACTTTTTTCAAGAGGCATTAGAGGCCTTTTCTCAAATGAGGTTAGTCGGTTTTAAGccaaataattttacttttaccggTGTTTTTAAGGCTTGTATCGGACTTGAAGCTTTAGATATAGCAAAAGGTGTTCATGGCTGTGTTTTAAAAACTCGTTATGAGTATGATCTTTATGTAGGGGTTGCATTGCTTGAATTGTATACCAAGTGCGGGGACATTGGCGATGTTCAACAGATTTTTGAGGAGATACCTAAAACAGATGTTATTCCATGGAGTTTCATGATTTCACGGTTTGCACAGAGTGACCAGAGTGAAAAGGCTGTTAATTTGTTTGGTCGTATGAGGCAATCTTTTGTGGTCCCTAATCAATACACGTTTGCTAGTGCACTTCAAGCTTGTGCAACTTTAGGAGATCTTGATTTAGGTAAGCAAATGCATAGCCTTGTGCTCAAGGTTCGTCTTGATGCTGATGTATTTGTATCAAATGCCCTTATGGATGTCTATGCTAAGTGTGGAAGGATTGAGGATTCTTTGGAGCTGTTTGAGAAGTCATTGAATAGGAATGATGTGTCTTGGAACACCATGATTGTTGGCTATGTTAACTGTGGGGATGCTGAGAAGGCATTAAGCTTGTTTTTGGAAATGCTTGAAAATCGAGCACAGGCAACTGAAGTAACATATTCCGGTGTCCTTTGTGCTTCTGCCGGTTTGACAGCATTGGAGCTAGGAACTCAAATTCACTCCTTAACATTCAAAACAAATTATGCTGAAAATACTGTTGTTCATAATGCATTGATTGATATGTATTCCAAGTGTGGAAGGATCAGAGATGCTCGTCTGGTATTCGATATGATGAACGAACGAGATGAAGTTTCGTGGAATACTATGATCTCAGGGTATTCTATGCATGGGCTTGGCATGGAAGCTTTAAAAATATTCCAGATGATGCAGGACAGAGGGCATAAACCAAACACTTTGACTTTTGTCGGTGTGCTATCAGCCTGTAGCAACTCAGGATTACTAGACGAGGGGCAAGCTTATTTTTCATCTATGTTACAGGAATATGGCATTGAGCCATGCATTGAGCATTATTCTTGCATGGTCCGGCTTTTGGGGAGATCAGGTCATCTTCACAAGGCATTGAAGTTGATTGAGGAGATCCCATTTAAGCCTAGTGTTATGGTGTGGCGTGCCTTGCTTGGAGCTTGTGTTATTCATAAAAATGTTGAGCTTGGTAGAATGTCTGCACAGCGCATTCTTGAGATGGAACCTGAAGATGATGCAACCCATGTACTATTGTCGAATATGTATGCTACTGCAAGGAGGTGGGATAATGTCACTGCTATTAGGCAAAGCATGAAAAAGAAAGGAATGAAGAAGGAACCCGGTTTGAGTTGGATTGAGAACCAGGGAAGAGTACATTATTTCAGCGCGGGAGACACTTCGCATCCTGACATGAAGGTGATTAATGGGATATTGGAATGGTTGAATGTGAGAACCAGGAGAGCAGGCTTTGTTCCTGATTGTAATGCTGTTTTGCTTGACGTTGATACTAAAGAAAAGGAGCATCTCTTGTGGGTTCACAGTGAAAGGTTAGCTCTTGCTTTTGCACTATTTAGGACATCATCAGGAAGCCAAATCCGTATAATAAAGAACCTCCGAATCTGTGTGGATTGCCATGCTGCAATGAAATTAATATCAAAGATTGTGCAGCGAGATATTATTATCAGAGACATGAACCGGTTCCATGACTTCCATGATGGAATTTGTTCTTGTGGTGATTACTGGTAA
- the LOC107946193 gene encoding uncharacterized protein, protein MRAPNMATITESLERSLQNFSLNHERSNEGGAEEGIIGRSSTSGDNNNLPNTVSDTSLELNSHLSLPYHWEQCLDLKTGEIYYVNWRNGMKASVDPRTAAEYSGDYYSEEEEEEENDDSLYDSEELSSESSPSSSRERGHYNNNSSSSNHQGVEKEKDNVLVVAGCKSCLMYFMVPKQVEDCPKCNEQLLHLDRSQTGFP, encoded by the exons ATGAGAGCACCAAACATGGCAACGATCACAGAATCATTGGAGAGGTCCTTACAGAACTTTTCTTTGAACCATGAAAGAAGCAACGAAGGTGGGGCTGAAGAAGGGATAATAGGGAGGTCTTCCACATCAGGTGACAACAACAACCTTCCAAACACCGTTTCTGACACTAGCTTGGAGCTCAACTCTCATCTCTCTCTTCCTTACCATTGGGAACAATGCCTTGATCTCAAG ACAGGGGAGATTTACTACGTAAACTGGAGGAACGGAATGAAAGCAAGTGTGGATCCAAGGACAGCAGCTGAATATAGTGGAGATTATTACtcggaagaggaagaagaagaagaaaacgatGATAGTTTGTATGACAGTGAAGAGCTATCATCGGAGTCATCACCTTCTTCTTCAAGAGAGAGAGGGCATTATAAtaacaacagcagcagcagcaaccaCCAAGGAGTAGAGAAAGAGAAagataatgttttggttgtagCTGGTTGCAAGAGCTGTCTTATGTATTTCATGGTCCCCAAGCAAGTTGAAGATTGCCCTAAATGTAACGAGCAACTTCTTCACTTGGATCGATCCCAAACTGGCTTTCCATAA